DNA from Miscanthus floridulus cultivar M001 unplaced genomic scaffold, ASM1932011v1 fs_459_1_2, whole genome shotgun sequence:
atgaatatgcatttacgatactcgtgttactacaactcacgatgatatttaccataatgttatagtaaaccacttagtaaagagtTATTGTAGTATCGTAAATTAGCATAGTAACTATCGTAACTTAAAGTGGCCacataataagttattctatggccagctgtaGAACAATAGTTCtaaatagaatatatatatatatatatatatatattatcgcGACCTTGCGTGGTTACGTAGAGAATTAATGTTGGCGCGCGGGCGCACTGAATGGTGCCTGTCAATAGCAAATTAGCAAGTGTGCCTGTCAATTTGTCCGTAGGGTCAACACAGAACACCTCACGTGAAGAAAAAGATGACAAGCCTATCATCGAATTTGTCTGTACCGATGAACTTATGATCCACTATTTCATTTAGAATGAGCAGGTTAGCATCGAATTATCTGACTTTGCGTACCTGGAAAAAAAGAAGGGATTTTGTACCACGCAACGACAAGGCAAGCTAGACGACGACCTGATATTATAGAAGTCATGGATGCACCGTGCGTTCTTAAAAGTCTTGTCTTATAGTAGAACTGCTTTTCAAAAACAACTCTAATTATTTCCTTTTGAAAAGTTTGATCTAGTCAAGATATTCAAAAAGTCATGACGATGGTCCAAATCTGAAAACAAGGTTACCCAAAACGTCACTGTTTTGACTGGAAGGACTGAAAACGCTTCTTAATCTGCCAGTGGCCGCCGGTTTGCGAAGAGAGAACTCAACTCTCCACGCGTCTTACTGCGCCGGCTTGCATTAGTTCCCCTAGAAGTTTAGGTGAACTGGTTCGATCCGGACCCGGCCGGAAGAACAGGCCGGTGCCTCTCGATCGGCCGGCGCCGGCCACTGCATCTTCTCACCATCTTCTTCGTGCGGCCAAACGCGTTCAACTACTTCGTAGTATGAGCTCGGACGGCAGCTGCTGATCGAGCTAGCTGAGTTTATCTTTTTTTCATGGCAGTGTGTAGCAGCAACCTGACCATCCATTTAATTTCGTTCTAGTGTCTCGCGCGTATTTCTGATTAATTCTAGCAAACGACAAGCTTCTGGCTTCAGCCGTTTCGAGAAAAAAGAAAATCAGGACAGTGCACATGAACTTATCACAAGACGACGAAATCGAGAAATAACAAAGTTCTGCAGCACATGAACTGAGATACAAGTGGAAAACTTAATTATAGTGCAATAAGTACTAACAGCAGGTAGTGGTCAACGACATTACTTGATTAATTACGAAACCCGATCCACGGAGACGCAACTGACGATTGTTGGGAAGAATTTCTCGAGAAAGTTGGGACGTAGTACGTAGTAGTTTTTCAGATTATTTTGGACCACCCTGTGTCACGTTCTATATACGTACGTAAATCCATGGGCTGGACTCGCTCTTACATGCATATGGGCCGAATCTCAACAGTCACCATAAGCGGGAGCTTCTCGGCCCAATGGCCTCAAACCAAACAGCCAATCCGCCATAACCTCAGCTTTGACGTCTGTACGTGCGGTGGTCCGATTCAAAAGGCTGGAAATCGAGACCGAGTGGTGGATTGGCCTAATCGCTGGCTGCAAATCGCAGCGAATTTCTCGGACGATCACTGCACGCCGTTGCGGGTACGGCGCGAGGAACCAGGCAGACAGCAACTGCAGGTGTAGTGGTGCGGAGCACAGAGAAGAATAATTTTACATGGTACTGTTGTATACAGTACTGGCAACGGCCGAAATCATCTTGCTCCAATCCACTGCGTCTTTGCATTGCAGTGCTACCGTAGAGTACAGTTAGTCCTAACTGAAACTGACCAACGAGCTTAGCTTAGAAAACAGCAGCTGATATACCACAAGGGGCAGGGACACGCGCTCCATCTTCTAGTGTCACTTCGTCCCAACTCCACAGGAAGGCTTGGCACCAGTTCACCGGTGCTGAGGCAGGCAGACAGGTAACCTTACGGCGAAACATCGCCGAGTTCAGCTTCAGCCTTCAGCAGCAGCTTGGCTGAGCATAGCGAGCGTATCAGACTATCAGTATCCATCATCCATGGGCACATTTCACTTTGTACAGCCTACCCTCAAGGATCTGTAATCTGTTCAGCGGTTCCTGTACCATTTTGGGGCATGAACATTGAGCGATAAATCAGTACAATGGTATTCATGATTGAATGCACAAAGAGCAAAGAATCCAGCTGGATAGTCATGGTAGCTTACACAAGTACTGACGGTTCGGAAGGAGACTGATCCGACTTGTTTGGCGTGTTTCTTGCAAGGAATTCAAGAACATGTTTTACCGCCTCCCTTGGCTTTTCGACATGAGGAATATGACCACACTGCCGGACCTGCCTCAGAATTGCATCTGGGAGTTCCTGatgcaacctctgcagagtgacGCAAGAATAGCATGAGCATAATATCTGGTAGGGCACACACTGATGCTACTTTATGCTGTTATTATGTTGACACGGCATTAGCTTTCCTCGCTGTTTAAATAGCAATAGCACTTGAAATTGTGCTCCGAATGTTTTAGTAACCCtttcatcaaaaaaaaaaaagttttagtAACCCACCCCACAAATCACATCTCAACTTACATATGCTAGTTTGCTGCTTATTATTCCATCATCCTCTCCCCACATGATCAGACATTCATGCTTCACCTGTAAAGAAAAATAGGAACATCATTAGTAATGTATCTTCTACTGAACAAATTTCAATTATTTTCATGCCTGACTTTGATCCAGAAAGGTCGGAGCATCTGTGTTAGTCATTCCGGTGACAGTAATATATGGTATCATGTACTCCGTGTCGTCTCTCTGAGGCGACTCGGGGGgcacccagccgccgccgccgcgagggcCTTCCCGGCCACcttccggccgccgccgccgctccatcCGGCGAACGGCAGCGGCGGCCAGCGGTGGGCGCTCAAAAAGGCGGCCTGCcgtgctccctctccctctctcccgcttcctcccctcccctccccacaCCGACGCCCTCCCCATGCTCCACCTCGGCCGGCGGACCCCTAGGACGGCGGTGGGGTGCGCATCGACGCCGGATCTGCTCTCCCCGACCTCCTCCGCGCCCTCCCCATGCTCCACCTCGGCTGGAGGACCCCTAGGCCGGCGGCGCCCCTAGGACGGCGGTGGGGTGCGCATCGACGCCGAATCTGCTCTCCCCGACCTTCTCCGCCCCGGTTGTGCGCTCCTGCTCGTGTCCGTGTGGTGCAGGGCTCGCGTCGCGGGGGCCTTCGGCATCCGTCGGGCTCGCCGGCCGGCGGCCCGAATCTGGGTCCCTCTGGACCGGATCTGGCTTCCTCCTCAGTGCGGCGGCTTGGGCCGGGCAGTCGGGCATGggcggcggctcctccggcgagTTGGTGCGGCCGGCCAGGCGGCGGTCTGGGCCCCCCGTGTGCGGATCCGGCGCCTGCTGCTCCTGTGGCGCGGTTCCGGCGCCTGCTGTTGCCGTCCAGCGGGGTGCTTGGCATGGGCGGCCTCCGGGGACTCTCGTTCCGCGCAGGGTGGGGCGCCGGTGGACGCGGCCGTCCAGGGCCGCGCTCGATGCCGGCGTCAGCGCCGTGGCTGTCACAGCATCTTTAGGTTTGACGCTACGTTTTTAGCATCggagagagaaaaacgatacATATTTGCCACTTTTGCTCGCGTGGCACGCCAGGTCCGCTGTCCAGCTCGGATCCGAGTCAGTAGACCGATGTAAAATGACCGCCCTAGCCCTGGCGTCTGTATTACCCCGAGCCAGGTACTGTGCTTGTGAGCCGATCGGTGGACTCGCTCGTGCGCCGTTCTGTGAAGTCGCGTTGCTGAGAGTGGTTCACGTGAGCCAAGCCTGAAAGAGGGGTTCAAGCCACTTGCATCCGGGTCCCACCGTAGTGACATGGCATGCTCCTATTGGATGAAGCAACGTGGCCACCAGCAGCCTTGAAGGACTCGGTCGGCGTCCTCATCCATTCCCATCCATTTGCTGCGCCTCGGAAGAGAGAGGGAAAGAaacagagagagcgagagaggggagagaaagagagagaagggagggagagagaagggggAAGCAGGGAAGAAGGGCACCGGTGGAGCAGGGCACCGGGCGGCGGCAGAGGTGCAGGGCCGTCTGGGCGGCGGCGCTGCTTGGTGGAGTCGCGGCGAGGTCGGCAGGAACAGAGCAGAGAGAAGAAGGAAGAGGAgggatggagggagagagagagggagcgtgGAGCAGAGGATGGGGAGGAGGGAGCAGGGCAGCGCGACGGCGTCCGGCGGCGGCCTCGGCGGCTCGGTACTGCGACGGCAGCGGCCGAGCGGAGTCGGCAGCAAGCACGAGCGCGGCGGTGCTCGGCCTCGGGCGGAGCTGGCTGGGTAGCGGGGCTCCTGCGCGACGACCTTGGTGCGGAGAGCTCGGGAGCGGCTCCGGCCACGTCGGGCGCCGGCTTGAGCTCGAACCTCCGaccttcttcttttcctttcctCCGATGATCCTCGACAGCGACTATGGCCGGCCTATTTATAGCCGGAGTAGGTCGGTTCGGCGGGGAAATATCTTGGCGGCCAAGGGAGTGTTGCCGGCAGCCATGGTTGAGCTGTCGACAGAAATCTCGGAGCGGATGAGATCGACCGCAGAAGACGACGACGGACAGAGGCGGTTCGTGGATAATATCTTCGGCAGCCCTGTTTCACGTGCTCGAGGAAGACGGCGTCCGCGGAGACGACACGGTGCGTACGCGGATCACAGGGGCTAGGGCGGTCATTTTACATCGGCCTGCTGACTCGGATCCGAGCTGGACAGCGGACCTGGCGTGCCACGCGAGCAAAAGTAGTAAATGTgtatcgtttttctctctccGATGCTAAAAACGTAGCGCCAAACCTAAAGATGCTATCTCAGGAGTCGCCATTGgtaataatggtaaaaagttaaatatcccgaCTCGCGTGGGGTCAGGtcgggatatttaactttttaccatcatAACAGATGGCTACTCCTCGGATAGCAGGTTTAGAATTGGCGCTACGATTTTAGCAACTGAGAGAGAGAAACGATACATTTTTACCACAATTGCTGGCGTGGCACGCCACCTCAGCTGGCCAGCGTGGCAGGCGAAGGGAAAATGaccgcccctgcccctgccctctCTATCCCTCCCCACGCGCGGCCCGGCCCACTCCAGCTCGCCCTTCCGctcctcctttcttcttcctcccgctctactcgCCGACGCGGCCACCCAACGCCACCGCACACCCCGCCGCGCCCAACGCCGCCCCCACCGCGAGCAATGTCCTCCCCGAGCACCTTGGCCATGTCGTAGGAGGCGTGCAGCCCGACGAAGAAGTAGTAggcgagcagcgccgccgtccaGATCAAGAACCGCATGAAGGACGCGCCGTCGATGGATCCCAGCAGGAAGATGTTGATGAAGATGGACGCGGACGGCAGCCACGGCACGAGCGGCACCCCCCACATCTTGGGCGCGCGCGCCTTGGGCACGCCCCAATGCAGGTACGCCGTGGCGGCGAGCCACGCGGCGACCGTGACCACGTACGCCACCCACCCGCTGCCGCCGGAGCTCGTCATCC
Protein-coding regions in this window:
- the LOC136531851 gene encoding cationic amino acid transporter 1-like; the protein is MVYCLNKYSSPFRSSFLLPPALLADAATQRRRTPRRAQRRPHRERGIFAASAMLFFAYIGFNAVSTMAEEMRNPARDIPVGLVGAMTLTTAVYCLLALVLCLMQPYNEIDADPPFSVAITAVGMDWAKYIVAFGALKGMTTVLLVGAVGQARYLTHIARTHMAPPCLAQVHPRFGTPVYGTVVMMVATAVIALFTNLGILSNLLSISTLFIFTLVAMALLVRRYYVAGEIAASDQNRLVACLAVIVASSTATAAYWGMTSSGGSGWVAYVVTVAAWLAATAYLHWGVPKARAPKMWGVPLVPWLPSASIFINIFLLGSIDGASFMRFLIWTAALLAYYFFVGLHASYDMAKVLGEDIARGGGGVGRGGVCGGVGVKPKDAVTATALTPASSAALDGRVHRRPTLRGTRVPGGRPCQAPRWTATAGAGTAPQEQQAPDPHTGGPDRRLAGRTNSPEEPPPMPDCPAQAAALRRKPDPVQRDPDSGRRPASPTDAEGPRDASPAPHGHEQERTTGAEKVGESRFGVDAHPTAVLGAPPA